In Ostrea edulis chromosome 6, xbOstEdul1.1, whole genome shotgun sequence, a single window of DNA contains:
- the LOC125648037 gene encoding phosphoacetylglucosamine mutase-like produces MEFDDVQVAGEKNYPKRDEIPIQYGTAGFRTKGNRLEHVIYRMGVLAAIRSACKNGAAIGVMITASHNPEEDNGVKLMDPMGEMLGPEWEKYASDVANVPSNELGSVFQTLVKTLGVTSLQNSLVVFARDTRPSSPVLAEALEAGIKAAGAQFQNFGLLTTPQLHYIVRCINTNGQYGKPTEEGYFEKLTEAFIKLRNMRKMKKMKTLESYTSCLYVDAANGIGAQKVPILQSKLGELLKISLVSDGSGRLNHECGADFVKVQQKPPTGVTLVPGQRWASFDGDVDRIVYYFSGVSDNQFHLLDGDKIATLVAGYLKDLVLETGLPLNLGLVQTAYANGSSTNYITKTLKVPVACVPTGVKHLHHKAQEFDIGVYFEANGHGTTLVSDSSYELLQNATKDTAKSDQQREACDLLLSVIDLINQTVGDAISDLLLVEMILATYDWDVEQWNKAYTDLPNRQLKVKVKDRSVIQTTDAERKAATPPGLQSAIDETVAKYVSGRSFVRPSGTEDVVRVYAEADSQASADELANEVAVLVYRMAGGIGEEPQL; encoded by the coding sequence atggAATTTGATGACGTGCAAGTTGCCGGTGAAAAAAACTATCCCAAACGAGATGAAATACCCATTCAGTACGGCACAGCCGGGTTTAGAACCAAAGGAAATCGCTTGGAGCATGTTATTTACAGGATGGGAGTTTTGGCAGCCATCCGTTCTGCTTGCAAAAATGGTGCCGCAATCGGAGTTATGATAACTGCCTCTCACAATCCTGAAGAGGATAATGGTGTGAAGTTGATGGACCCCATGGGGGAGATGCTTGGACCAGAGTGGGAAAAGTACGCCTCTGATGTTGCAAATGTCCCTAGTAACGAGTTGGGATCTGTTTTCCAGACATTGGTGAAAACTCTTGGAGTGACAAGTCTCCAAAATAGTCTAGTCGTGTTCGCCCGAGACACGCGACCTAGCAGCCCCGTCCTGGCTGAAGCTCTAGAGGCGGGCATTAAAGCAGCTGGTGCCCAATTTCAGAACTTCGGTCTTCTTACTACACCACAACTGCACTATATTGTTCGGTGTATTAACACAAATGGGCAGTACGGAAAGCCGACCGAGGAGGGCTACTTCGAAAAACTCACTGAGGCTTTTATCAAGTTGAGGAATATGAGAAAAATGAAGAAGATGAAAACTTTGGAATCGTACACTTCCTGTCTTTATGTGGATGCAGCTAATGGTATCGGAGCACAGAAGGTTCCTATCCTTCAATCCAAATTAGGGGAACTCTTAAAGATTAGTCTTGTCAGTGATGGAAGTGGTAGACTGAATCACGAGTGTGGAGCTGATTTTGTTAAGGTTCAACAGAAACCTCCAACTGGAGTCACTTTGGTTCCAGGCCAGAGATGGGCTTCATTTGACGGTGATGTAGACAGGATTGTCTACTATTTCAGTGGTGTCTCAGACAACCAATTCCATCTCTTGGACGGAGACAAAATTGCGACTTTAGTGGCCGGATACCTTAAAGATCTTGTCCTGGAGACCGGACTCCCGCTTAACCTTGGTCTTGTTCAGACAGCTTATGCTAATGGGAGCTCCACTAACTACATCACAAAAACACTGAAGGTCCCAGTGGCTTGTGTTCCAACAGGGGTGAAACATCTCCATCACAAAGCACAAGAATTTGACATTGGAGTGTACTTTGAAGCTAATGGCCATGGCACTACCTTAGTGAGTGACTCTTCATATGAACTCCTGCAAAACGCTACTAAAGACACTGCCAAATCTGACCAACAACGAGAGGCCTGTGATCTATTACTGAGTGTCATCGACTTAATCAATCAAACTGTTGGTGATGCCATATCAGACTTGCTGTTGGTGGAGATGATTCTTGCCACTTATGACTGGGATGTGGAGCAGTGGAACAAAGCGTACACAGATCTCCCAAACAGGCAgctcaaggtcaaggtcaaagatcgaTCTGTGATACAGACCACAGATGCAGAAAGAAAGGCTGCAACTCCTCCCGGGCTTCAGAGTGCCATTGATGAAACTGTTGCCAAGTATGTCAGTGGCCGTTCTTTTGTGCGGCCATCTGGGACAGAGGATGTTGTCCGCGTTTATGCAGAGGCAGATTCCCAAGCTTCTGCGGATGAGTTGGCCAATGAGGTGGCTGTCCTGGTCTACAGGATGGCAGGCGGGATTGGGGAGGAACCGCAGCTGTAA
- the LOC125648036 gene encoding transmembrane protein 245-like isoform X4 produces MADFKSPFVNSMLQTLSQGHEKAFKQALYTTAANIFVLLAGASAIAVYFILEAFLRPLLWSVLCGTFLYPFKRELTGILRRWLRGLQDSGTPFAIGIAYIPIQALDSTYVMIFDRTIVRHWKLLCGGIISLFLIYVLWYFGPVRRIIEICYAVFIFVSEVLDYFTSFWVWSLVIAYVIMVIFLWNAESRSYLRLLSLPVWGVLILHIATVAGSLRVPLFMLIIGLIATGFAAEVKETKRKVEDQGQTISDVKAIWLVFTGDLEKTLGKAQQSEKETLETSASSAEASSTESFCDVADISQKPGDIKKPTDLPIADPNNTQGSTTPNVRSLRQKNVRVTEEKGPVSTVYFVYLFWALVLTRVWMNIWLLQLLVPVLALMWIFKALVYQLKPRGFFGGKVEACKLAALEWYAPRKDVLAPRWVIGLLKLLSRGDAKMMSLLEGSLDKVTSILFILVLLVGSTLFTVFFAVQVHQESMHLFRISSNVLNSTREYAEWLPKGEDMQVAMDSMVGNAYLYGRKWIAAKVHDLVGGQDGSNDTKIENKVLEVWDNLYHSWLAKGASNHSVAKTSFQIIPHEVTDWRSIYEFGMQGSFNYSQVLEFVKDNLGTFMSVMENVLIVLKGNMSLVLSIATAALSIILGGGTAILNFIISAAIFLTTLFYLLASSGKQFKPMEWISGLNPHPSGSTFSLAVQEAIGGVFMASLKMAAFYGLYTWLTHTLFSINMVFIPSTLAAVLAAVPFLGPYWATLPAVLELWLIQGQGVKGLALFICHILPSYFVDTTILGEIKGGHPYLTGLAIAGGIYWLGLEGAIIGPILLCCFIVAYNVYGSMLTTDGTAYSGGLPDL; encoded by the exons ATGGCAGACTTCAAGTCCCCTTTCGTGAATTCAATGTTGCAAACTCTCTCACAGGGCCATGAAAAGGCGTTTAAACAAGCACTCTATACGACAGCAgctaatatttttgttttgctaGCCGGGGCTTCTGCTATCGCTGTGTACTTTATTTTGGAGGCTTTCCTCCGTCCTTTACTGTGGTCTGTGTTATGTGGAACTTTTTTGTATCCCTTCAAGCGTGAATTAACGGGAATTTTAAGGCGATGGTTACGCGGTTTGCAAGACTCGGGGACACCTTTTGCAATTGGAATAGCATATATACCAATACAAGCACTTGACAGTACCTACGTCATGATATTTGATCGTACTATTGTGCGACACTGGAAGTTGCTGTGTGGGGGAATTATAAGCTTGTTTTTAATTTACGTTTTGTGGTATTTCGGCCCAGTAAGGAGGATAATTGAGATTTGCTATGCAGTGTTCATTTTCGTTTCCGAAGTTCTGGATTATTTCACTTCATTCTGG GTTTGGAGTCTTGTTATTGCATATGTTATCATGGTTATCTTTTTGTGGAATGCTGAATCCCGGAGTTATCTGCGCCTCCTGTCCCTGCCTGTGTGGGGTGTCCTCATTCTCCACATCGCCACCGTGGCAGGCTCCCTCAGAGTCCCTCTTTTTATGTTAATCATTGGATTGATTGCCACTGGTTTTGCAGCTGAAGTAAAAGAAACCAAAAGAAAAGTGGAAGACCAAG GGCAAACTATATCTGATGTGAAGGCAATATGGCTGGTGTTTACAGGCGACTTGGAGAAGACATTAGGCAAGGCACAGCAATCAGAGAAAGAAACACTGGAAACTTCCGCCTCCTCAGCTGAAGCGTCTTCTACTGAAAGTTTTTGTGATGTTGCAG ACATAAGTCAGAAACCTGGTGATATTAAAAAGCCAACTGATTTGCCAATTGCTGATCCAAATAATACTCAAGGATCCACCACACCAAATGTTAGATCTCTCAGACAGAAGAATGTTAGAGTGACAGAGGAGAAGGGTCCTGTGAGTACGGTTTATTTCGTGTACCTGTTCTGGGCCCTAGTTCTCACTCGTGTCTGGATGAACATCTGGCTTCTTCAGCTCCTGGTTCCGGTGTTGGCTCTCATGTGGATCTTCAAAGCTTTAG TGTATCAACTGAAACCTAGAGGATTTTTTGGAGGAAAAGTGGAAGCATGTAAATTGGCTGCCCTGGAATGGTACGCCCCCAGAAAAGATGTCCTCGCTCCCCGATGGGTGATTGGCCTGTTAAAACTGTTGAGTCGTGGAGATGCTAAA ATGATGTCCTTACTGGAAGGATCGCTGGACAAAGTCACCAGTATCCTATTCATTCTTGTCCTATTAGTGGGATCCACTCTGTTCACTGTGTTCTTCGCTGTTCAG gTTCACCAAGAAAGTATGCACCTGTTCAGAATATCCAGCAATGTCCTCAACAGCACCAGAGAGTATGCAGA GTGGTTACCTAAAGGAGAAGATATGCAGGTGGCTATGGATTCTATGGTGGGCAATGCCTATTTGTATGGCAGAAAATGGATCGCAGCAAAG GTTCATGACCTAGTTGGTGGACAGGACGGTTCCAATGATACAAAGATAGAAAATAAAGTGTTGGAGGTGTGGGACAATCTCTATCACAGCTGGTTAGCCAAG GGTGCCTCTAATCATAGTGTGGCAAAGACAAGTTTTCAGATCATTCCGCACGAGGTGACAGACTGGAGATCGATTTACGAGTTTGGAATGCAGGGGAGTTTTAATTATTCCCAAGTACTGGAGTTTGTAAAGGATAACCTGGGAACATTTATGTCG GTTATGGAGAATGTTTTGATAGTACTAAAGGGTAACATGAGTTTGGTGCTGAGTATCGCCACGGCAGCGCTGTCAATCATCCTGGGAGGTGGAACAGCCATACTCAATTTCATTATCTCAGCA GCGATCTTCCTGACAACACTGTTCTATCTACTAGCGTCCAGTGGGAAGCAGTTTAAGCCCATGGAATGGATCTCTGGTCTTAACCCTCACCCTTCCGGCAGCACCTTCAGTCTGGCTGTACAGGAAGCCATTGG TGGCGTTTTCATGGCTTCTCTGAAGATGGCGGCGTTCTATGGACTGTACACATGGCTGACACACACCCTCTTCAGTATCAACATGGTGTTCATCCCCTCCA CCCTGGCAGCAGTTTTGGCAGCTGTTCCTTTCCTGGGCCCCTATTGGGCAACCCTCCCGGCAGTGCTGGAACTCTGGCTGATTCAGGGGCAGGGTGTAAAGGGGCTCGCCCTCTTTATCTGCCACATTCTGCCATCCTACTTTGTGGATACCACCATTTTGGGAGAAATTAAAGG
- the LOC125648036 gene encoding transmembrane protein 245-like isoform X5: MADFKSPFVNSMLQTLSQGHEKAFKQALYTTAANIFVLLAGASAIAVYFILEAFLRPLLWSVLCGTFLYPFKRELTGILRRWLRGLQDSGTPFAIGIAYIPIQALDSTYVMIFDRTIVRHWKLLCGGIISLFLIYVLWYFGPVRRIIEICYAVFIFVSEVLDYFTSFWVWSLVIAYVIMVIFLWNAESRSYLRLLSLPVWGVLILHIATVAGSLRVPLFMLIIGLIATGFAAEVKETKRKVEDQGQTISDVKAIWLVFTGDLEKTLGKAQQSEKETLETSASSAEASSTESFCDVADISQKPGDIKKPTDLPIADPNNTQGSTTPNVRSLRQKNVRVTEEKGPVSTVYFVYLFWALVLTRVWMNIWLLQLLVPVLALMWIFKALVYQLKPRGFFGGKVEACKLAALEWYAPRKDVLAPRWVIGLLKLLSRGDAKMMSLLEGSLDKVTSILFILVLLVGSTLFTVFFAVQVHQESMHLFRISSNVLNSTREYAEWLPKGEDMQVAMDSMVGNAYLYGRKWIAAKVHDLVGGQDGSNDTKIENKVLEVWDNLYHSWLAKISDTSLWLNRAGASNHSVAKTSFQIIPHEVTDWRSIYEFGMQGSFNYSQVLEFVKDNLGTFMSVMENVLIVLKGNMSLVLSIATAALSIILGGGTAILNFIISAAIFLTTLFYLLASSGKQFKPMEWISGLNPHPSGSTFSLAVQEAIGGVFMASLKMAAFYGLYTWLTHTLFSINMVFIPSTLAAVLAAVPFLGPYWATLPAVLELWLIQGQGVKGLALFICHILPSYFVDTTILGEIKGGHPYLTGQAILFSLQWSSLTGQAISFSVVIFI; the protein is encoded by the exons ATGGCAGACTTCAAGTCCCCTTTCGTGAATTCAATGTTGCAAACTCTCTCACAGGGCCATGAAAAGGCGTTTAAACAAGCACTCTATACGACAGCAgctaatatttttgttttgctaGCCGGGGCTTCTGCTATCGCTGTGTACTTTATTTTGGAGGCTTTCCTCCGTCCTTTACTGTGGTCTGTGTTATGTGGAACTTTTTTGTATCCCTTCAAGCGTGAATTAACGGGAATTTTAAGGCGATGGTTACGCGGTTTGCAAGACTCGGGGACACCTTTTGCAATTGGAATAGCATATATACCAATACAAGCACTTGACAGTACCTACGTCATGATATTTGATCGTACTATTGTGCGACACTGGAAGTTGCTGTGTGGGGGAATTATAAGCTTGTTTTTAATTTACGTTTTGTGGTATTTCGGCCCAGTAAGGAGGATAATTGAGATTTGCTATGCAGTGTTCATTTTCGTTTCCGAAGTTCTGGATTATTTCACTTCATTCTGG GTTTGGAGTCTTGTTATTGCATATGTTATCATGGTTATCTTTTTGTGGAATGCTGAATCCCGGAGTTATCTGCGCCTCCTGTCCCTGCCTGTGTGGGGTGTCCTCATTCTCCACATCGCCACCGTGGCAGGCTCCCTCAGAGTCCCTCTTTTTATGTTAATCATTGGATTGATTGCCACTGGTTTTGCAGCTGAAGTAAAAGAAACCAAAAGAAAAGTGGAAGACCAAG GGCAAACTATATCTGATGTGAAGGCAATATGGCTGGTGTTTACAGGCGACTTGGAGAAGACATTAGGCAAGGCACAGCAATCAGAGAAAGAAACACTGGAAACTTCCGCCTCCTCAGCTGAAGCGTCTTCTACTGAAAGTTTTTGTGATGTTGCAG ACATAAGTCAGAAACCTGGTGATATTAAAAAGCCAACTGATTTGCCAATTGCTGATCCAAATAATACTCAAGGATCCACCACACCAAATGTTAGATCTCTCAGACAGAAGAATGTTAGAGTGACAGAGGAGAAGGGTCCTGTGAGTACGGTTTATTTCGTGTACCTGTTCTGGGCCCTAGTTCTCACTCGTGTCTGGATGAACATCTGGCTTCTTCAGCTCCTGGTTCCGGTGTTGGCTCTCATGTGGATCTTCAAAGCTTTAG TGTATCAACTGAAACCTAGAGGATTTTTTGGAGGAAAAGTGGAAGCATGTAAATTGGCTGCCCTGGAATGGTACGCCCCCAGAAAAGATGTCCTCGCTCCCCGATGGGTGATTGGCCTGTTAAAACTGTTGAGTCGTGGAGATGCTAAA ATGATGTCCTTACTGGAAGGATCGCTGGACAAAGTCACCAGTATCCTATTCATTCTTGTCCTATTAGTGGGATCCACTCTGTTCACTGTGTTCTTCGCTGTTCAG gTTCACCAAGAAAGTATGCACCTGTTCAGAATATCCAGCAATGTCCTCAACAGCACCAGAGAGTATGCAGA GTGGTTACCTAAAGGAGAAGATATGCAGGTGGCTATGGATTCTATGGTGGGCAATGCCTATTTGTATGGCAGAAAATGGATCGCAGCAAAG GTTCATGACCTAGTTGGTGGACAGGACGGTTCCAATGATACAAAGATAGAAAATAAAGTGTTGGAGGTGTGGGACAATCTCTATCACAGCTGGTTAGCCAAG ATATCTGATACGAGTCTGTGGCTTAATCGAGCG GGTGCCTCTAATCATAGTGTGGCAAAGACAAGTTTTCAGATCATTCCGCACGAGGTGACAGACTGGAGATCGATTTACGAGTTTGGAATGCAGGGGAGTTTTAATTATTCCCAAGTACTGGAGTTTGTAAAGGATAACCTGGGAACATTTATGTCG GTTATGGAGAATGTTTTGATAGTACTAAAGGGTAACATGAGTTTGGTGCTGAGTATCGCCACGGCAGCGCTGTCAATCATCCTGGGAGGTGGAACAGCCATACTCAATTTCATTATCTCAGCA GCGATCTTCCTGACAACACTGTTCTATCTACTAGCGTCCAGTGGGAAGCAGTTTAAGCCCATGGAATGGATCTCTGGTCTTAACCCTCACCCTTCCGGCAGCACCTTCAGTCTGGCTGTACAGGAAGCCATTGG TGGCGTTTTCATGGCTTCTCTGAAGATGGCGGCGTTCTATGGACTGTACACATGGCTGACACACACCCTCTTCAGTATCAACATGGTGTTCATCCCCTCCA CCCTGGCAGCAGTTTTGGCAGCTGTTCCTTTCCTGGGCCCCTATTGGGCAACCCTCCCGGCAGTGCTGGAACTCTGGCTGATTCAGGGGCAGGGTGTAAAGGGGCTCGCCCTCTTTATCTGCCACATTCTGCCATCCTACTTTGTGGATACCACCATTTTGGGAGAAATTAAAGG
- the LOC125648036 gene encoding transmembrane protein 245-like isoform X3, whose translation MADFKSPFVNSMLQTLSQGHEKAFKQALYTTAANIFVLLAGASAIAVYFILEAFLRPLLWSVLCGTFLYPFKRELTGILRRWLRGLQDSGTPFAIGIAYIPIQALDSTYVMIFDRTIVRHWKLLCGGIISLFLIYVLWYFGPVRRIIEICYAVFIFVSEVLDYFTSFWVWSLVIAYVIMVIFLWNAESRSYLRLLSLPVWGVLILHIATVAGSLRVPLFMLIIGLIATGFAAEVKETKRKVEDQGQTISDVKAIWLVFTGDLEKTLGKAQQSEKETLETSASSAEASSTESFCDVADISQKPGDIKKPTDLPIADPNNTQGSTTPNVRSLRQKNVRVTEEKGPVSTVYFVYLFWALVLTRVWMNIWLLQLLVPVLALMWIFKALVYQLKPRGFFGGKVEACKLAALEWYAPRKDVLAPRWVIGLLKLLSRGDAKMMSLLEGSLDKVTSILFILVLLVGSTLFTVFFAVQVHQESMHLFRISSNVLNSTREYAEWLPKGEDMQVAMDSMVGNAYLYGRKWIAAKVHDLVGGQDGSNDTKIENKVLEVWDNLYHSWLAKISDTSLWLNRAGASNHSVAKTSFQIIPHEVTDWRSIYEFGMQGSFNYSQVLEFVKDNLGTFMSVMENVLIVLKGNMSLVLSIATAALSIILGGGTAILNFIISAAIFLTTLFYLLASSGKQFKPMEWISGLNPHPSGSTFSLAVQEAIGGVFMASLKMAAFYGLYTWLTHTLFSINMVFIPSTLAAVLAAVPFLGPYWATLPAVLELWLIQGQGVKGLALFICHILPSYFVDTTILGEIKGGHPYLTGLAIAGGIYWLGLEGAIIGPILLCCFIVAYNVYGSMLTTDGTAYSGGLPDL comes from the exons ATGGCAGACTTCAAGTCCCCTTTCGTGAATTCAATGTTGCAAACTCTCTCACAGGGCCATGAAAAGGCGTTTAAACAAGCACTCTATACGACAGCAgctaatatttttgttttgctaGCCGGGGCTTCTGCTATCGCTGTGTACTTTATTTTGGAGGCTTTCCTCCGTCCTTTACTGTGGTCTGTGTTATGTGGAACTTTTTTGTATCCCTTCAAGCGTGAATTAACGGGAATTTTAAGGCGATGGTTACGCGGTTTGCAAGACTCGGGGACACCTTTTGCAATTGGAATAGCATATATACCAATACAAGCACTTGACAGTACCTACGTCATGATATTTGATCGTACTATTGTGCGACACTGGAAGTTGCTGTGTGGGGGAATTATAAGCTTGTTTTTAATTTACGTTTTGTGGTATTTCGGCCCAGTAAGGAGGATAATTGAGATTTGCTATGCAGTGTTCATTTTCGTTTCCGAAGTTCTGGATTATTTCACTTCATTCTGG GTTTGGAGTCTTGTTATTGCATATGTTATCATGGTTATCTTTTTGTGGAATGCTGAATCCCGGAGTTATCTGCGCCTCCTGTCCCTGCCTGTGTGGGGTGTCCTCATTCTCCACATCGCCACCGTGGCAGGCTCCCTCAGAGTCCCTCTTTTTATGTTAATCATTGGATTGATTGCCACTGGTTTTGCAGCTGAAGTAAAAGAAACCAAAAGAAAAGTGGAAGACCAAG GGCAAACTATATCTGATGTGAAGGCAATATGGCTGGTGTTTACAGGCGACTTGGAGAAGACATTAGGCAAGGCACAGCAATCAGAGAAAGAAACACTGGAAACTTCCGCCTCCTCAGCTGAAGCGTCTTCTACTGAAAGTTTTTGTGATGTTGCAG ACATAAGTCAGAAACCTGGTGATATTAAAAAGCCAACTGATTTGCCAATTGCTGATCCAAATAATACTCAAGGATCCACCACACCAAATGTTAGATCTCTCAGACAGAAGAATGTTAGAGTGACAGAGGAGAAGGGTCCTGTGAGTACGGTTTATTTCGTGTACCTGTTCTGGGCCCTAGTTCTCACTCGTGTCTGGATGAACATCTGGCTTCTTCAGCTCCTGGTTCCGGTGTTGGCTCTCATGTGGATCTTCAAAGCTTTAG TGTATCAACTGAAACCTAGAGGATTTTTTGGAGGAAAAGTGGAAGCATGTAAATTGGCTGCCCTGGAATGGTACGCCCCCAGAAAAGATGTCCTCGCTCCCCGATGGGTGATTGGCCTGTTAAAACTGTTGAGTCGTGGAGATGCTAAA ATGATGTCCTTACTGGAAGGATCGCTGGACAAAGTCACCAGTATCCTATTCATTCTTGTCCTATTAGTGGGATCCACTCTGTTCACTGTGTTCTTCGCTGTTCAG gTTCACCAAGAAAGTATGCACCTGTTCAGAATATCCAGCAATGTCCTCAACAGCACCAGAGAGTATGCAGA GTGGTTACCTAAAGGAGAAGATATGCAGGTGGCTATGGATTCTATGGTGGGCAATGCCTATTTGTATGGCAGAAAATGGATCGCAGCAAAG GTTCATGACCTAGTTGGTGGACAGGACGGTTCCAATGATACAAAGATAGAAAATAAAGTGTTGGAGGTGTGGGACAATCTCTATCACAGCTGGTTAGCCAAG ATATCTGATACGAGTCTGTGGCTTAATCGAGCG GGTGCCTCTAATCATAGTGTGGCAAAGACAAGTTTTCAGATCATTCCGCACGAGGTGACAGACTGGAGATCGATTTACGAGTTTGGAATGCAGGGGAGTTTTAATTATTCCCAAGTACTGGAGTTTGTAAAGGATAACCTGGGAACATTTATGTCG GTTATGGAGAATGTTTTGATAGTACTAAAGGGTAACATGAGTTTGGTGCTGAGTATCGCCACGGCAGCGCTGTCAATCATCCTGGGAGGTGGAACAGCCATACTCAATTTCATTATCTCAGCA GCGATCTTCCTGACAACACTGTTCTATCTACTAGCGTCCAGTGGGAAGCAGTTTAAGCCCATGGAATGGATCTCTGGTCTTAACCCTCACCCTTCCGGCAGCACCTTCAGTCTGGCTGTACAGGAAGCCATTGG TGGCGTTTTCATGGCTTCTCTGAAGATGGCGGCGTTCTATGGACTGTACACATGGCTGACACACACCCTCTTCAGTATCAACATGGTGTTCATCCCCTCCA CCCTGGCAGCAGTTTTGGCAGCTGTTCCTTTCCTGGGCCCCTATTGGGCAACCCTCCCGGCAGTGCTGGAACTCTGGCTGATTCAGGGGCAGGGTGTAAAGGGGCTCGCCCTCTTTATCTGCCACATTCTGCCATCCTACTTTGTGGATACCACCATTTTGGGAGAAATTAAAGG